A window of the Salvelinus fontinalis isolate EN_2023a chromosome 14, ASM2944872v1, whole genome shotgun sequence genome harbors these coding sequences:
- the dot1l gene encoding histone-lysine N-methyltransferase, H3 lysine-79 specific isoform X2 gives MGEKLELKLKSPVGAEAAGYPWPLPVYDKHHDAAHEIIETIRWVCEEIPDLKLAMENYVLIDYDTKSFESMQRLCDKYNRAIDSIHQLWKGTTPPLKLNKRPSNGLLRHILQQVYNHSVTDPEKLNNYEPFSPEVYGETSFDLVAQIINEMEMMEDDTFVDLGSGVGQVVLQVAAATNCKHYFGVEKADIPATYAESMDKEFKRWMKWYGKKHGDYTLERGDFLSEVWKDRIANTSVIFVNNFAFGPEVDHQLKERFANMKEGAKIVSSKPFAPLNFRINSRNLSDIGTIMRVVELSPLRGSVSWTGKPVSYYLHTIDRTILENYFHSLKNPKLREEQEAARRRQEKNSKDNKNTTPTKAKEHKDSCGEDEQPGLLAVVKASPKPRRAKLLSKGRKLSARKRGRPKKAAVTTAECKSKKSQSALELLHAKTISAAPPQDAYRSPQSPFYQLPPKVQHYASGQLLLGPTPPGLQQLLDNIKVQYLQFMTYMKTPQYRNHLQQVLEQEKLKHRELSGQAEQLQTVCQTHKEKIKGLFHTKLDELGVKALTVEDLLQAQKEISAHNHQLKEQTKQLERDMIELRDHSLFLLKSRCEELTLDWSSLCLESLLKEKQALRRQISEKQRHCLELQISIVELEKSQRQQELLQLKSYSPCEGSPYRKGLPRPTLDHDTPKLSLVVAGLSPELSINGTASPCFDRRGTKGELLSRYLPISPDHEIVPPTPDARHRQLGHPLPDYTRFSPAKIALRRHLNQDSSTAHFRGLGFTGLRGDMGAITSPLGAKLSCLSPNSSDSQQNNTPRSAERGGKEKSPAGGQGDAITSLPISIPLSTVHPSKLPVSIPLASVVLPSRAERLRSTPSPVSQTGQTNGYSSSLGLMNGGSHSEDQDGAAPSPPPHGAPPMGPTQGHSPPLSTGGVLQYADGTPRNLPEDGAERQGESDSEPQDSESRRRMFFSSSSSSSSSSSGGAASRLRLGSARQSQHHLGSHSNHNNHHHSPGSQHTNSHGHGSQEERKRGRRKRSSTGAQPASGSPKRKSFPGLSSTNHPSGSPLNINSMVNNINQPLEIAAISSPEQSGCSPCGPDMDQPPVLKRERPLEMNGSGRYSSAPSSDDDSGYPADSSSSRIERKIATISLESRDGPGRSGDRERGRKSGGSSSNSTGSEVSSSSSSSSNSKWKSTFSPISDLKQPLSEVRQGGSPFGTGREPRGTGTDSDSDHKPQQQRRGGEGAGGEPSGFQDIPLNPFLSQESGGRPGAGAHGGSSSERQAMPKQKPRGEWELKTSSSIGNSQNLFISAAVSGGILSGKVGGSPVSSASGASVGHYLGAQFPLGGASVLQSLFGTQTPGTSVSGAPRLVNGHSSLGSFSSAGLAGMFHHVVPSVSSHQFGAALPASGSLSSLLSLSSSQQHQHPTPQSGSSFLASVSSSLPLPLYHSQHSRTQTVLHTPPPPTLSLPPPPPYLNVSSSSVSSSDPSPSSCSEAFPSSLQQQRAQSSSLSVSSSSASVSPSSPSSRSFTVHYPPHLPPPTQASSSGGGVSMWRTLGLPASYTSSSQHPGSRPR, from the exons GACAAACACCACGATGCTGCTCATGAAATCATTGAGACCATTCG GTGGGTGTGTGAGGAGATCCCAGACCTTAAGCTGGCCATGGAGAACTATGTCCTCATCGACTACGACACCAAGAG CTTCGAGAGTATGCAGAGACTTTGTGACAAATACAATAGAGCCATCGACAGCATCCACCAGCTG TGGAAAGGAACAACTCCGCCCCTGAAGTTGAACAAGCGGCCGTCCAATGGGCTGCTCAGACACATCCTGCAGCAGGTGTATAACCACTCGGTCACGGACCCCGAGAAGCTCAACAACTATGAGCCCTTCTCCCCCGAGGTGTACGGCGAGACCTCCTTTGACCTGGTGGCCCAGATCATCAACGAGATGGAGATGATGGAGGATGACACCTTCGTAGACCTCGGCAGCG GGGTGGGACAAGTGGTGCTGCAGGTTGCCGCAGCAACGAACTGTAAACACTACTTTGGTGTGGAGAAGGCAGACATTCCAGCCACTTATGCTGAG TCTATGGATAAAGAATTTAAGAGGTGGATGAAGTGGTATGGGAAGAAACACGGGGACTACACG CTGGAGAGGGGGGATTTCCTGTCTGAAGTGTGGAAGGACAGGATCGCCAACACAAG TGTTATTTTTGTGAACAACTTTGCCTTTGGTCCAGAAGTGGATCACCAGCTGAAGGAGCGCTTTGCTAACATGAAGGAAG gtGCGAAAATTGTATCATCAAAACCTTTTGCACCTCTAAATTTTCGAATCAACAGTCGAAACTTGAGTG ACATTGGCACAATAATGAGAGTCGTTGAGCTGTCTCCGTTGAGGGGTTCAGTGTCCTGGACAGGGAAGCCAGTTTCCTACTACCTGCATACAATAGACCGCACCATA CTTGAAAACTATTTTCATAGTCTCAAAAATCCTAAACTCAGG GAGGAGCAAGAAGCAGCTAGGCGTCGACAAGAAAAGAATAGTAAAGACAATAAGAATACCACCCCAACCAAGGCAAAGGAGCACAAG gaTTCCTGCGGGGAGGATGAGCAACCGGGGCTATTGGCAGTCGTGAAGGCGTCACCCAAACCCCGCCGCGCCAAACTCCTCAGCAAAGGCCGCAAGCTGAGCGCTCGGAAGCGCGGGCGTCCCAAGAAGGCTGCCGTGACCACAGCCGAATGCAAGAGCAAGAAGAGCCAGAGTGCCCTGGAGCTGCTGCACGCCaagaccatctctgcagcacccccCCAGG ATGCATACAGGTCACCTCAAAGTCCCTTCTACCAGCTACCTCCCAAAGTTCAGCACTATGCGTCTGGGCAACTGCTGCTGGGCCCCACTCCTCCTGGCCTACAACAGCTTCTAG ACAACATTAAAGTTCAGTACCTCCAGTTCATGACCTACATGAAGACACCTCAGTACCGCAATCACCTGCAGCAAGTCCTGGAGCAGGAGAAG CTAAAACACAGAGAGCTCTCTGGGCAGGCGGAGCAGCTGCAGACTGTGTGTCAGACCCATAAAGAGAAGATCAAAGGCCTCTTCCACACCAAACTGGATGAG CTGGGAGTGAAGGCCCTAACTGTGGAGGACCTGCTGCAGGCCCAGAAGGAGATCTCAGCCCACAACCATCAGCTGAAGGAGCAGACcaagcagctggagagagacatgattgaGCTGAGGGACCACAGCCTGTTCCTG TTGAAGTCTCGGTGTGAAGAGCTAACGCTGGACTGGAGCTCTCTGTGTCTTGAGAGTCTGCTGAAGGAGAAGCAGGCCCTACGTAGACAGATCTCTGAAAAACAGCGGCACTGTCTCGAGCTACAG ATCAGCATCGTGGAGCTGGAGAAGAGTCAGAGACAACAGGAGCTGCTCCAGCTCAAGTCCTACAGTCCCTGTGAGGGTTCCCCTTACCGAAAGGGCCTCCCTCGCCCTACCCTGGACCACGACACCCCCAAACTGAGCCTGGTCGTGGCCGGCCTCAGCCCCGAGCTGTCCATCAATGGCACCGCCTCGCCCTGCTTCGACAGGAGGGGCACCAAGGGAGAGCTCCTCTCCCGCTACCTGCCCATCTCGCCTGACCACGAGATCGTGCCCCCCACCCCGGACGCCCGGCACAGGCAGCTGGGTCACCCCCTCCCTGACTACACCCGCTTCTCCCCAGCCAAGATCGCCCTGCGCAGACACCTGAACCAGGACTCTAGTACTGCACACTTCAGAGGCTTGGGCTTCACTGGTCTCAG GGGGGATATGGGCGCCATCACCTCTCCACTAGGCGCTAAACTGAGCTGCCTGTCTCCCAACTCATCAGACAGTCAGCAGAACAACACACCCAGGAGTGCTGAGAGG GGGGGTAAGGAGAAGAGTCCAGCAGGGGGTCAGGGTGACGCCATCACCAGCCTGCCCATCAGTATCCCCCTCAGCACGGTGCACCCCAGCAAACTCCCCGTTAGCATCCCCCTGGCCAGTGTGGTGCTGCCCAGCCgagcagagagactg AGGAGCACACCGAGCCCTGTGTCCCAGACAGGCCAGACCAACG GGTACTCCTCTAGCTTAGGGCTGATGAACGGAGGCTCTCACTCTGAGGACCAGGATGGGGctgccccctcccctccccctcacgGTGCCCCTCCAATGGGACCAACACAAGGCCACAGCCCCCCCCTCAGCACCGGAGGGGTCCTCCAGTATGCTGACGGCACCCCCAGAAACCTCCCTGAGGACGGGGCCGAGCGCCAGGGCGAGTCTGACTCGGAGCCCCAGGACAGCGAGTCCAGACGCCGCATGttcttctcttcttcctcttcgtcgtcttcctcctcctctgggGGCGCCGCATCTCGCCTCCGCCTCGGCTCGGCCAGACAGAGCCAGCATCACCTAGGTAGCCACAgtaaccacaacaaccaccaccactcgCCGGGCTCCCAGCACACAAACTCTCACGGCCATGGGTCTCAGGAGGAACGCAAGCGTGGGAGGAGGAAGCGCAGCTCAACGGGGGCTCAACCTGCCAGTGGCTCCCCAAAGAGGAAGTCCTTTCCTGGGCTCAGCTCCACCAATCACCCATCAGGATCCCCACTCAACATCAACTCCATG GTGAACAACATTAACCAGCCTCTGGAGATCGCTGCCATCTCTTCCCCGGAGCAgtctggatgtagcccctgtggTCCAGACATGGACCAGCCCCCCGTATTGAAGCGAGAACGCCCTCTGGAGATGAATGGCTCAGGACGCTACTCCTCCGCACCCAGCTCTGATGACGACTCTGGCTACCCCGCTGACAGCTCCAGCTCAAG AATTGAAAGGAAGATTGCCACTATTTCCTTGGAGAGCCGAGATGGGCCAGGCAGATCAGGGGACAGGGAGCGCG GAAGGAAGTCAGgaggcagcagcagtaacagcacaGGAAGTGAGGtctcctcatcatcttcctcctcaTCCAACAGCAAGTGGAAATCCACCTTCTCCCCCATCTCCGACCTCAAGCAGCCCCTGTCCGAGGTGAGGCAAGGGGGCTCCCCCTTTGGCACAGGGAGAGAGCCGCGGGGCACGGGTACGGACTCAGACTCTGATCACAAACCGCAGCAGCAGAGGAGGGGGGGCGAGGGGGCCGGGGGTGAGCCCTCAGGGTTTCAGGACATCCCCCTTAACCCCTTCCTTAGCCAGGAGTCTGGGGGCCGGCCGGGGGCAGGGGCCCATGGAGGAAGCAGCTCTGAGAGGCAGGCCATGCCCAAACAGAAGCCACGGGGTGAGTGGGAGCTGAAGACATCCAGCAGCATAGGCAACAGCCAGAACCTCTTCATCTCTGCAGCCGTCAGCGGGGGTATCCTGAGCGGCAAGGTGGGGGGCAGCCCTGTATCTTCAGCCTCAGGGGCCTCTGTGGGACATTACCTGGGGGCCCAGTTCCCCCTTGGGGGagcctctgtcctccagtccctgtTCGGAACCCAGACGCCCGGAACCTCGGTGAGCGGGGCCCCGCGCCTGGTCAACGGACACTCTTCCCTGGGGAGCTTCTCCAGCGCTGGGCTGGCAG GCATGTTTCACCACGTGGTGCCCTCAGTGTCCTCCCATCAGTTTGGGGCTGCGCTGCCAGCCTCAGGAAGCCTCAGCTCTCTgctcagtctctcctcctcccagcaGCACCAACACCCCACCCCCCAGTCAGGCTCCTCCTTCCTGGCCTCTgtatcctcctccctccccctacccCTCTACCATTCCCAGCACAGCCGCACCCAAACAGTGCTGcacacccctccaccccccacgCTCTCCTTGCCCCCTCCACCACCATATCTCAACGTCTCCTCATCCTCGGTATCGtcctctgaccccagtccctcGTCTTGCTCTGAggccttcccctcttccctccagcAACAGAGAGCacagtcctcctctctctcggtctcctcctcctctgcttctGTCTCCCCCTCTTCACCTTCCTCTCGTAGCTTCACAGTGCACTACCCCCCTCATCTGCCCCCTCCAACCCAGGCCAGTAGCTCAGGAGGTGGGGTCAGCATGTGGAGGACTCTGGGCTTGCCTGCTTCCTACACGTCGTCCTCTCAGCACCCTGGCTCCCGGCCTAGATAG